Within the Chrysemys picta bellii isolate R12L10 chromosome 17, ASM1138683v2, whole genome shotgun sequence genome, the region CCCCTCATGCCTCTGTCTTTCCTCTGTCTGCCTCCCCCTGTTCCTGCCATCTCTGTCCCCTCTCAACGGGACTTTCTCCCGGACAGCTCTCTGCCTGGTCCCTTCGATGACACAACTAGGCCACCAGGTCCCTTTCCACTGGCTCCCGCTCGCAGGgtccctgcattgctggtgcagGTTTCTACCTCGCTGGCTGCTGGTGTCTCTCTCCCGGCGTCTGGGCCCCACATACCCATAGTAACACCTGCCattctccccacccagccccagccctttgTGTCTCCCCATGGAAGCGGCTCCTTGAGCAGAATGAGCCTGTTTAACTGGCCGAGGGGGCCCACTCATGCCCCCGGGCCAGCTAGAACCccgagccccacccctgccaccggAGCAACCCCAGTCCGGGGTCAGCCCCACCAGCCAACTGACCTGAGTCCCAGCCATGCTATGCTGAGcgaccccagccctgtgctaggCCTGAGCAACCCCCAGCCCCTGACACCAGCCCAGCGTCTCTCGGCAGCAGCTCCATATTATACCGGTCACCTGTGCCATCTCCGCTCCGCAGCCGGGCgtccctctgctgggcccagagctcaggacacagcctggctctgagcatcccaTCAGCATGGAGCCCCCGTGAGggtcaggctgggggtggggctgggagcggggacgtcgagccgggcccctcacctgctaccaccagctgcacggagtcgctgggctctgaggagacgaagggctctgatcggttccggtagctgcagctgtagttcCCTCTGTGCTGCCGGCCCTCGGTGGGGGTGCGGAACtcggccctgtccccagcagggtccatgtgtCGCTGCGGGTTCAGGTCTCCAGTCTTGTGCAGGAAGAACCTCACTTCCCGGCGCTGCCCCTGACACCGGATGGTGACGTCTGCCCCTGGGGCAGTGACCccagtggggctcagagagatggagggtctgggtaagttgggatctgcgcacaggagacaggctgtgagagTCATTCCACGGCACCCACCCAGACCCCCTACATGCACCCGCAACACAAGGGATCCAGCGCTATTGAGGCCAGCGTTTGCAGAGGTCTCCACTAACTGTGGGCGTCTCGGTTTGTGGGCGCTCGGCCTGAGATCCCCCAAGATTGAGGCCCCCCCCACAAGGAAGGACACTTGAAAACTGCGACGTGCTCCCACCACACAGAGTCTGTGGCTGtgccaggagctgggccagatctcctgggtcccagcccagcgccATGTCCACCGAGCCAccgcttctcctgcagcccctgcctcattcagcccgGGCCGGGTCACTgcctggggcggggcctggagaaCAGAGGGGATGGGATCATGGGATTAAATAGCGACTCACAGTTCCTATGCACAAGGGGCAGCGTTAAAGTCGCCTCCCTGCCCCGAgtctccaggggctgctgctccccgctggctggggaaccccccagtgactccgtccCCGCTCCCCGGCCAGGAGTCCCCTCTGCgaggtcagggctcagggcagagcctggctctgagcatcccaTTGGCACCGAGCCCcagtgagggtctggctgggggtggggctgggaacggggacgccgagccgggcccctcacctctcatcaccagctccacggggtcaCTGGGGTATGACACGGTGAACGGCTCCGATCCGCTGTGAtaggagcagctgtagctcccgccGTCCTCCCAGCGCACATTGCTGATGGGAAACACAACCTCAAACTCGTCCGAATCCACAGGTGGGAAATGGCGTCGCTCTTTATTCAGCACGAACCGCATGCCCCGGCGCTGCCCCCGACACCAGACGCTCACGACTCCCCCCAGGGAGACCCCCccgctggggctcagggagatgctgggtttggggtagctgggctctgcagtgggaagcagTCAGGCCGTGAGACGCAGGCCCCGTCACTCAGTCCTGGGGCCCGTCCTCACCACACGGCGTCAGTGGTGGGTCAGACCTGGCAGACCTGGGGACGGGCTCCTGGATGCCTTTCCACAGGGGCCAGAgtttcctctgagccctgggctAACAGCATGAGACACGGAgcaaccccagcccctgggggcccagagctctgctccctcgTGGGTGACAGGCCAGGACAGTCTCCAGGGTCCATTCActccctggcttctctgctgggagggggctgggagccaggactcctgggttctgtccctggctctgggggggagtgggaggtagtggttagagcaggggagggcctGGCTtggggccaggattcctgggttctgtctttggctctgggaggggagtgaggtctagtggggaCAGCAGGgtggatgggagccaggactcctgggttctgtccctggctctgcgggggtgtggggtctagtggggcGAGCAGGGAGGattgggggccaggactcctgggttctgtgcacaGCACCACCACTGACTTGTAGGGGACTGTGCAAGTCTCTACTATACACTGAGGTTTATAAGTTTCAGCTCCGCCCATCACCCCGTAACTGATGTGTTGCTTGGGAaaggcccccctgctctgcagctccccctgggggcagggatccccccttcCTCAGCCCTGAGTCTCCAGTTGCTGCTTCTCCCCACTGGCTGGagaaccccccagtgactccgtccccgctccccggccgggcgtcccctctgctgggcccagggctcagggcagagcctggctctgagcgtcccaACGGTGCAGAGACCCACTGTGGGTCTGGCTAGGTGGGGGACTGAGAGCTGGGCCCCTGAGCCgggcccctccctcacctgctACAATGATCTCGACGGGGTCGCTGAGATACGACGAGCGATTCTGATCCACTATGGAGCGATAGTCGCAGGTGTAGCTCCCTCCATCTTCCCGGCCGACACTGGGGATGGGAAATTCAGCCACGGTCCCATCAGGCACCGTCCGCACCTGCAGGTTCGGGTGTCCAGCTTTATGCAGGAAGAACTCCATGGATCGGTACAAACCCTCACAGCGGATGGTGACGTTTCTCCCAAGtgccaccaccctgctggggctCACCCAAATGGTGGGTTTGGGAAATTCTCGCCCTGCTTTCAACAAgagacaggagttaaacaggGGAGACACAGCCCCCGCTTCCCCCCACCTCAATTAAGTCCATCCATCATTTGGCCTTGGGGGGCTCATTGAACCAGGACATTGAACCAGGGGACGGTTCCTCTCTGCTTCGTCAGACCCCGGGAGCCAGATTCGGCTCCTAGTTACTCCATGGTGTGGGGGGTGGGCACAGAAGAATGAGGCCAGGTCTGAGCTCACAGGGGGAGTTTTGGTTGAGTTTTGGGGaaggttcagggctcagtttctcttcctccccccgaTCCCGGCCCCTTCCTGATGTTAATATCCTCCCCACAGACTGAtactcacctcccaacacccaGCTGTGCCCGGCCAGAGAGCAGCCTGAAAAGGAAATTGGTGTTagggaccagatcccagagcacCTGGATCCTACACCCTGGTCCCACATCCCCCCCATGGACACaagccctggtctcagatcccaccTTATGGGCACACGCCCTGGCTGTCTCCGATACTCACCGAGGAGGAGGACGGTGAGAGCAGATGCCATGATGGGACAGTGGGGGCCCCTCAGCACTGCCACTAACACCCCAGTGCCGAGCTCCACCCAGCCTGAGGCCCGAGTGCGAGCGGAATGAGGAACTGTactgggggctgcagccccaggaagccTGTGATGCACTCGGCCCCTTTCCGCCCCATCAGATGGTTTCTCTGCAATCTCCAGGCCAAATCTACTGTGGTCAGAGCAAAGCCAGCTCCCTGCAACGCCCTGCaaaccacatcccctcctgcagctgcccagccccctccccatcacctccgagccccacatgggagctgcccagtCCGGGGACTAGCTGGGAATGAGGCAATCTCAGGAGGCCTCAAGAGGTGTCCAGCTGCCCTGCCCTTTTCCAACAGGCCCGTCTagcctccctggagcagcagctCAGAGTAGAGGagggctctctct harbors:
- the LOC135976217 gene encoding immunoglobulin superfamily member 1-like; this translates as MWGSEVMGRGLGSCRRGCGLQGVAGSWLCSDHSRFGLEIAEKPSDGAERGRVHHRLPGAAAPSTVPHSARTRASGWVELGTGVLVAVLRGPHCPIMASALTVLLLGEYRRQPGRVPIRWDLRPGLVSMGGMWDQGVGSRCSGIWSLTPISFSGCSLAGHSWVLGGREFPKPTIWVSPSRVVALGRNVTIRCEGLYRSMEFFLHKAGHPNLQVRTVPDGTVAEFPIPSVGREDGGSYTCDYRSIVDQNRSSYLSDPVEIIVAGEGGARLRGPALSPPPSQTHKPSYPKPSISLSPSGGVSLGGVVSVWCRGQRRGMRFVLNKERRHFPPVDSDEFEVVFPISNVRWEDGGSYSCSYHSGSEPFTVSYPSDPVELVMRGARLDVPAPSPTPSLTLTGAPCGPVSSAAPVLTCSIIAGVSAAAVGLLLLLAFICYRRTRGIPSHSGLRRVELGIGVLVAAVRGPHCPVMASALTILLLELSFPKPSISLRPSRWVTLGGAVTIRCRGRHQNMRFLLYKDGNPNVL